One window from the genome of Blastopirellula retiformator encodes:
- a CDS encoding GntR family transcriptional regulator has translation MSLSERIVEELSDRIHSREGLPEPFSIASVARLFDVSASPVRTAFDQLVEEGLLVRDATGRLTPNPDRKAKRRVQRSEPREPALEVRIREFIIRRSLAGDDSFLREEATAEMFRVSRTVLRHWLGKLAGQGFIEHVPRRGWRSRLFLPQDLEHYSEVREALELMALRTVRAQLDAEFLQEMLDGNQPAADGTPQLDNRLHAYWIDLSGNHYIRDFFERHGLFHAAIFDLATTETAAVEEMAEQHRLILQALIEKNWKKVETVLTKHIRSQIPRVERMLEEIRAEGK, from the coding sequence GTGTCGTTGTCGGAACGCATTGTTGAAGAGCTTTCGGATCGCATCCATAGTCGGGAGGGCTTGCCCGAGCCGTTTTCGATCGCCAGCGTCGCGCGTCTGTTTGACGTCAGCGCCTCCCCCGTGCGGACGGCGTTTGACCAGCTAGTCGAAGAGGGGCTGTTGGTTCGCGATGCGACCGGTCGCCTGACGCCCAACCCGGACCGCAAGGCGAAACGCCGCGTTCAGCGGAGCGAACCGCGAGAGCCGGCCCTGGAAGTCCGCATCCGCGAGTTCATCATTCGCCGCAGTCTGGCAGGCGACGATTCGTTTTTGCGTGAGGAAGCGACCGCCGAGATGTTCCGGGTCAGCCGCACCGTGCTGCGGCATTGGCTGGGGAAGCTGGCCGGGCAAGGCTTTATCGAACATGTGCCGCGCCGCGGCTGGCGGAGCCGGCTCTTCTTGCCGCAAGACCTGGAGCATTACTCCGAAGTCCGCGAGGCGCTCGAGCTGATGGCGCTGCGCACCGTCCGCGCGCAGCTTGACGCGGAGTTCCTGCAGGAGATGCTCGACGGCAATCAGCCGGCGGCCGATGGCACGCCGCAGCTCGATAACCGCCTGCACGCTTACTGGATCGACCTGTCCGGCAACCACTACATCCGCGACTTTTTCGAGCGGCATGGTCTGTTCCACGCGGCGATCTTCGACCTAGCGACGACCGAAACGGCGGCTGTCGAAGAAATGGCCGAGCAGCACCGCCTCATCTTGCAGGCCCTGATCGAAAAGAACTGGAAGAAGGTCGAGACGGTCCTCACGAAACATATCCGCTCGCAGATCCCCCGCGTGGAGCGGATGCTGGAAGAGATTCGGGCCGAAGGGAAGTAG
- a CDS encoding dihydrodipicolinate synthase family protein, producing the protein MKVDWSGVFPAATTQFNADFSVNIPATLQHLDAMIAAGVHGMIMLGTVGENCSLSYDEKLEVLKASVAHINGRVPVLTGVAEFTTATACRFAADAAKLGVDGLMVLPAMVYRSDSRETAAHFRAVAAASDLPIMIYNNPVSYKVDITPEEFAELADEPKFVAIKESTEDTRRITDIRNVCGDRFLLFCGVDDVVLESMVLGIDGWVSGLVNAFPAENRLLWDLAMEGRYAEAVEVYRWYTPLLHLDTDMKLVQYIKLANAECGYGTETTRPPRLPLISDERERVLGVIRKAIATRPVLTV; encoded by the coding sequence ATGAAAGTCGATTGGAGCGGAGTATTTCCGGCAGCGACTACGCAATTCAACGCTGACTTTTCCGTTAATATTCCCGCCACGCTGCAGCATCTGGATGCGATGATCGCCGCCGGCGTCCACGGCATGATCATGCTGGGTACGGTCGGCGAGAACTGCTCGCTCAGCTACGACGAGAAACTGGAGGTTCTGAAGGCGAGCGTCGCTCACATCAACGGACGCGTTCCGGTGTTGACCGGCGTCGCCGAATTTACGACCGCCACCGCGTGCCGCTTTGCCGCCGACGCCGCCAAGCTTGGCGTCGATGGCCTGATGGTGCTGCCGGCGATGGTCTATCGTTCGGATAGCCGCGAGACGGCGGCCCACTTCCGCGCGGTCGCCGCCGCGTCGGACTTGCCGATCATGATTTACAACAACCCGGTCTCCTACAAGGTCGACATCACGCCGGAAGAATTTGCCGAGCTGGCCGACGAGCCAAAGTTCGTCGCGATCAAAGAATCGACCGAAGACACTCGCCGCATCACCGACATCCGCAACGTCTGCGGCGATCGCTTTCTGTTGTTCTGCGGCGTTGACGACGTCGTGCTCGAAAGCATGGTCCTGGGAATCGACGGCTGGGTCTCGGGCCTGGTCAACGCCTTCCCGGCCGAAAACCGTCTGCTGTGGGACCTGGCGATGGAAGGTCGCTACGCCGAAGCGGTCGAAGTTTATCGCTGGTACACGCCGCTGCTGCACCTCGATACCGACATGAAGCTGGTACAGTATATTAAGCTGGCGAACGCCGAATGCGGTTATGGAACTGAAACGACCCGTCCGCCGCGGTTGCCGCTGATCAGCGACGAACGTGAAAGAGTCCTGGGCGTCATTCGCAAGGCGATCGCCACGCGGCCGGTTCTTACTGTCTAA
- a CDS encoding response regulator: MHRSQNPDPRKLFGSRIDPTFFPAIVRRLEETPFDQTALVVEFRDEVFVELRARLQDFGWKVIRAERAADVAAGLNLYDPQLVLINESMPDESGSLIANKMRLNHCLPIVWLYCCNPQAAARRYGKFCGIDKVLKYDGVVQNLGEMIQSRLLRRFPEAEAIELTAEMRRHFRLY, encoded by the coding sequence ATGCACAGAAGTCAAAACCCCGATCCCCGCAAACTGTTCGGATCGCGGATCGATCCCACCTTCTTCCCGGCGATCGTTCGCCGCCTAGAGGAAACGCCGTTTGATCAGACGGCGCTCGTTGTTGAGTTTCGCGACGAAGTGTTCGTCGAGCTACGTGCTCGTCTACAAGACTTCGGTTGGAAAGTGATTCGCGCTGAACGGGCAGCCGACGTGGCCGCTGGCTTGAATCTATACGACCCGCAGTTGGTGCTCATCAACGAGTCGATGCCCGATGAGTCAGGCAGCTTGATCGCCAACAAGATGCGGCTGAACCATTGCCTGCCGATCGTCTGGCTCTACTGCTGCAATCCTCAGGCGGCCGCCCGGCGGTACGGCAAGTTCTGCGGCATCGACAAAGTGCTGAAGTACGACGGCGTCGTGCAAAACCTGGGCGAGATGATTCAGAGTCGGCTGCTGCGTCGCTTCCCAGAAGCGGAAGCGATTGAGCTGACGGCCGAAATGCGACGGCATTTCCGGCTCTACTAG
- a CDS encoding tetratricopeptide repeat protein, which translates to MSFEAMKAAAENGNPQAQAALGYAYDVGEGVEQNLATAIQWYRQAADQGHADAQFNLAEMYRDGAGVAQSNEEALAWYTKAGMQGHSKAQYNIAMMYVSGEGVAADNVTAYAWLALSATGDAEGAAQARDIVGQEIGDQITAGQALAAQLQAEISKATD; encoded by the coding sequence ATGTCCTTCGAAGCGATGAAAGCTGCCGCCGAGAACGGAAATCCACAAGCCCAAGCCGCTCTGGGTTACGCCTACGACGTCGGTGAGGGCGTTGAGCAAAACCTGGCGACCGCCATACAGTGGTATCGCCAAGCGGCGGACCAAGGGCACGCCGACGCCCAGTTCAACCTGGCCGAGATGTATCGCGATGGCGCCGGCGTGGCGCAGTCCAATGAAGAAGCGCTCGCCTGGTATACCAAAGCCGGCATGCAGGGGCACTCCAAGGCGCAGTACAACATCGCCATGATGTACGTCAGCGGCGAAGGAGTCGCGGCCGACAACGTCACCGCCTACGCCTGGCTCGCCCTCTCCGCCACCGGAGACGCCGAGGGCGCCGCCCAAGCCCGGGATATTGTCGGCCAAGAGATTGGGGACCAGATCACGGCCGGCCAGGCGCTGGCGGCACAGTTGCAGGCGGAGATTAGCAAAGCCACAGACTGA
- a CDS encoding IclR family transcriptional regulator, whose translation MTLGKLDDHLLEAADPLLRELHEQTGETVNLGVLRGTSVRYLQILESKHPFRLVVDASSRDPFYSTALGRALTSALADDDWNELIHHTKLVARTPQTVIDPVQLYEIHQRASQQGYAIEEDQNDIGVTCIGAPIRDGGEIVAAVSVSIPTARVDADSQPQLIDAVKQTAEKISAQLST comes from the coding sequence TTGACGCTGGGGAAGCTGGACGATCACTTGCTGGAAGCGGCCGATCCGCTGTTGCGAGAGCTGCACGAACAGACGGGCGAGACGGTCAACTTGGGCGTGCTGCGGGGCACGTCGGTTCGGTACCTGCAGATATTGGAGAGCAAGCATCCGTTTCGCCTGGTGGTGGACGCCAGCAGTCGCGATCCGTTCTACTCAACGGCGCTGGGTCGCGCACTAACTTCGGCGCTAGCCGATGACGACTGGAACGAACTGATCCACCACACCAAGCTGGTAGCCCGCACGCCGCAGACGGTGATCGACCCGGTTCAGCTGTACGAGATTCACCAGCGGGCCAGCCAACAAGGGTACGCGATCGAAGAGGATCAAAACGACATTGGCGTCACCTGCATTGGCGCCCCGATCCGCGATGGCGGCGAGATCGTCGCGGCGGTCAGCGTTAGCATTCCGACGGCCCGCGTCGACGCCGACTCGCAGCCGCAACTGATCGACGCGGTCAAGCAAACGGCGGAGAAAATCTCGGCCCAACTGTCGACGTAG
- a CDS encoding proline racemase family protein — MANTPRSVTTLSVIDSHTGGEPTRVIDQEIDLGAGPLSERRTIFKKKFDWVRSSTCTEPRASDAMVGALLTPPTNPDATAGVIFFNNVNVLGMCGHGTIGVIATLAHLGRIQPGPHRIETPVGDVLATLHDNGEVSVRNVASYRYQADVELNVPGYGNVVGDIAYGGNWFFLVKSPAMELKYSDRDELLWFTKAIRKTIDKQRITGASEGKIDHIELYGLPQNELAADSRNFVLCPGGEYDRSPCGTGTSAKVAVLAAEGKLQPGETWRQESITGSIFHASYAVVDDQIIPTIRGSAFVTGVSQLIIDPADRFAFGIPPR; from the coding sequence GTGGCTAATACTCCCCGCTCGGTAACGACGCTCTCGGTGATTGATTCCCACACCGGGGGCGAACCGACCCGCGTCATTGATCAAGAGATCGACCTGGGCGCTGGTCCGCTGTCGGAACGTCGTACCATCTTCAAAAAGAAGTTCGACTGGGTCCGCAGCAGCACCTGTACCGAGCCGCGGGCATCCGACGCGATGGTCGGCGCGCTACTGACGCCGCCGACCAATCCGGACGCCACCGCCGGCGTCATCTTTTTCAACAACGTCAACGTGCTCGGCATGTGCGGGCACGGCACGATCGGCGTGATCGCCACGCTCGCCCATCTCGGCCGGATCCAGCCAGGCCCGCATCGGATTGAAACGCCGGTCGGCGACGTCTTGGCCACCCTGCACGACAATGGCGAAGTCAGCGTCCGCAACGTCGCCAGCTATCGCTATCAGGCCGACGTCGAACTCAACGTGCCAGGCTACGGCAACGTAGTCGGCGACATCGCCTATGGCGGCAACTGGTTCTTTCTAGTCAAGTCGCCGGCCATGGAGTTGAAGTACTCGGACCGGGACGAACTGCTGTGGTTTACCAAGGCGATCCGCAAAACGATCGACAAGCAGCGGATCACCGGCGCCAGCGAAGGCAAGATCGACCATATCGAGCTGTATGGCTTGCCGCAAAATGAACTGGCCGCCGACTCGCGCAACTTCGTGCTGTGCCCCGGCGGCGAATACGACCGTTCTCCCTGTGGAACCGGCACTTCGGCCAAGGTCGCCGTTCTGGCCGCCGAAGGCAAACTGCAGCCCGGCGAAACCTGGCGGCAAGAGTCGATCACTGGCAGCATCTTCCACGCCAGTTATGCTGTAGTCGATGATCAGATCATTCCGACGATTCGCGGATCGGCCTTCGTGACCGGCGTTTCGCAATTGATCATCGACCCGGCCGATCGTTTCGCGTTCGGCATTCCTCCCCGCTAA
- a CDS encoding NAD(P)/FAD-dependent oxidoreductase, translating to MSNRPAVVIGGGVVGAAAAYYLAKSGRPVVILEKGKFGAACSHANCGYLSPSHVLPLAQPGVLMPSLLSMLKPNSPFSIRFRFSPALWSWLIKFALRCRRQPMMQAAGGIHALLQSSRQLYSQIIADEQMDCEFEERGLLFVYKDESHFHEFEHVNELLSREFDVVAAPYAREALNELEPALKPGIAGGWLFGGDAHLRPDRLMTAWRKVLEGMNVEIRENCEFKQFTSGGKTATAAETSTGTVDGEDFLITTGAWTPFLNDQLGAKIPIQPGKGYSITMPRPEICPRFPMLLEQHHVGVTPWESGYRLGSTMEFAGYDTTINEKRLGILTSGAEVYLKNPHCAPIIEKWYGWRPMTPDSTPYIDRSKRYQNVYVAAGHNMLGLSMSPGTGKLVAELMNDETPHLDATRYSLSRKI from the coding sequence GTGAGCAATCGACCAGCCGTCGTTATTGGTGGAGGGGTCGTCGGCGCCGCCGCCGCGTACTATCTCGCCAAGTCAGGCCGCCCCGTCGTCATTCTCGAAAAAGGGAAGTTCGGCGCCGCCTGTTCGCACGCCAACTGCGGCTACCTTTCTCCCAGCCATGTGCTGCCGCTCGCCCAACCTGGCGTGCTGATGCCATCGCTGCTGTCGATGCTCAAACCGAACTCCCCCTTCTCAATCCGGTTCCGCTTCTCCCCTGCCCTGTGGAGTTGGCTGATCAAGTTCGCGCTGCGCTGCCGTCGCCAACCAATGATGCAGGCCGCCGGCGGCATCCACGCGCTGCTGCAATCGTCGCGACAGCTCTACAGCCAGATCATCGCCGACGAACAGATGGACTGCGAATTCGAAGAGCGGGGGCTGCTGTTCGTCTACAAAGACGAGTCGCACTTCCACGAATTCGAGCATGTCAACGAACTCCTCTCCCGCGAGTTTGACGTCGTCGCCGCCCCCTATGCCCGCGAAGCGCTCAACGAACTAGAGCCGGCCCTAAAACCAGGCATCGCTGGCGGTTGGCTGTTTGGGGGCGACGCCCACTTGCGCCCCGATCGCCTAATGACGGCGTGGCGAAAAGTGCTGGAAGGGATGAACGTCGAGATCCGCGAGAACTGCGAGTTCAAGCAGTTTACCAGCGGCGGCAAAACGGCGACCGCCGCCGAAACGTCGACCGGCACAGTCGATGGCGAAGACTTCTTGATCACAACCGGCGCCTGGACTCCCTTTTTGAACGACCAACTGGGCGCCAAGATCCCGATCCAGCCGGGCAAAGGGTATTCGATAACGATGCCCCGCCCCGAGATCTGCCCCCGGTTCCCGATGCTGCTCGAGCAACATCACGTCGGCGTTACGCCGTGGGAAAGCGGTTACCGCTTGGGCTCGACGATGGAGTTCGCTGGCTACGACACGACGATCAACGAAAAGCGACTCGGCATCCTGACGAGCGGCGCCGAGGTCTACCTGAAGAATCCGCACTGCGCCCCGATCATCGAAAAATGGTACGGCTGGCGCCCGATGACGCCGGACAGCACCCCCTACATCGACCGCAGCAAACGGTACCAAAACGTCTACGTCGCCGCCGGCCACAACATGCTCGGCCTGTCAATGTCCCCCGGCACCGGCAAACTGGTGGCGGAACTGATGAACGACGAAACGCCGCACTTGGACGCGACGCGCTATTCGCTGTCGCGGAAGATCTAA
- a CDS encoding TolC family protein, with protein MKKASIAFTIGLAAITSGCRTTSPASTAHVPVASAAPTAAALASAEQSLTQASELPAAKAAPQDLPAASLVSYQQEPATAEPISPPVTAIRSTGDWSLTELEELALQNNPALAEAVARVNAAHGNWVQVGLAPNPVLGYSGQQLGSGGLATQTGMFIGQEFVTGHKLGLNREIAAWEIQRAERDLDAFRLRVLTDVRIGYYDVLIAQRRRELAAELVQIAEKGEQSAAALFKGQEVSQADPLRASVEAQTARIVLQNSINQHVEAWRRLTAVLGMPAMQLQPLQGEINADDMNLQWDETLTNLMQKSPELAAALANVEAAHWAVQRAYAEVIPNIEVQAIIQDDRGIDGTDGNLQVTLPLPLWNRNQGGIQRAYADAAAANRAADKLSMDLQARLAVAFQRYESARNQVTQYARPGGILENAQRSLELIRIGYEADEFAVIDLLNAQRTYFQTNLAYLDSQRELWISATEIRGLMLQGSLEK; from the coding sequence ATGAAAAAGGCCAGCATCGCCTTCACGATCGGACTTGCGGCGATCACCAGCGGTTGCCGCACTACCTCGCCCGCGTCTACAGCTCATGTGCCGGTCGCCAGCGCCGCCCCCACCGCCGCGGCGCTCGCCTCGGCCGAGCAATCGCTTACCCAGGCGAGCGAACTTCCCGCAGCCAAAGCGGCGCCGCAAGACCTGCCGGCAGCGTCGCTGGTTTCGTATCAACAAGAGCCCGCCACGGCCGAACCAATCTCCCCGCCGGTTACGGCCATCCGCTCAACCGGCGACTGGTCGTTGACCGAGCTTGAAGAGCTGGCCCTGCAAAACAACCCCGCCTTGGCCGAAGCGGTCGCTCGCGTTAACGCCGCCCATGGCAACTGGGTGCAGGTCGGCCTGGCGCCCAACCCGGTGCTGGGCTACTCGGGTCAGCAGCTTGGTAGCGGCGGCCTGGCGACGCAAACCGGCATGTTTATCGGGCAAGAGTTCGTCACCGGGCACAAGCTCGGGCTGAACCGCGAGATCGCCGCGTGGGAGATTCAACGGGCCGAGCGTGATCTCGACGCGTTCCGCTTGCGGGTGCTGACCGACGTGCGGATCGGCTACTACGACGTCTTGATCGCTCAGCGACGTCGCGAGCTGGCGGCTGAACTGGTGCAGATCGCCGAAAAGGGAGAGCAAAGCGCCGCGGCCCTCTTCAAAGGACAAGAGGTCAGCCAAGCCGACCCGCTGCGTGCAAGCGTCGAAGCCCAAACCGCCCGGATCGTGCTGCAGAACTCGATCAATCAGCACGTCGAAGCGTGGCGCCGTTTGACCGCCGTGCTCGGCATGCCGGCGATGCAGCTGCAACCGCTGCAAGGGGAAATCAACGCGGACGACATGAATCTGCAGTGGGACGAGACGCTCACCAACCTGATGCAGAAAAGCCCAGAACTGGCGGCGGCGCTGGCCAACGTCGAAGCGGCCCACTGGGCGGTGCAGCGAGCCTACGCCGAGGTCATCCCCAACATCGAAGTCCAAGCGATCATTCAAGATGACCGCGGCATCGACGGCACGGACGGCAACCTGCAAGTGACGCTACCGCTGCCGCTGTGGAACCGCAATCAGGGCGGCATTCAGCGGGCCTACGCCGATGCGGCCGCCGCCAATCGCGCCGCCGACAAACTGTCGATGGATCTGCAGGCCCGGCTGGCCGTCGCGTTTCAGCGATATGAAAGCGCCCGCAACCAGGTCACGCAGTATGCACGCCCCGGCGGCATTCTGGAGAACGCCCAGCGTTCGCTCGAGCTGATCCGCATCGGCTACGAAGCGGATGAGTTCGCCGTCATCGACCTGCTGAACGCCCAGCGAACCTATTTCCAAACGAACCTGGCGTATCTCGACTCGCAACGCGAACTGTGGATTTCGGCGACCGAGATCCGCGGCTTAATGCTGCAAGGCAGTCTCGAAAAGTAA
- a CDS encoding AMP-binding protein, producing the protein MNGLLQKIMWATLRFLLRFRYRVQVDGLEELRNLKGPVLVLPNHPAFVDPPTVLSHLRFGRSLRPLVFTDTYRSWLFHPFCIASNAFEVPNLKSHSRDAHRQTTEMIDKVVAGIEAGNDFLIYPSGRLKRQGTEIIGGARIAYELLSRCPDLQVVLVRTEGLWGSHFGCAQTGGVPDLAGGAKTAVWSLISSLLFFVPKRDVSITAVAIDRDQLPLDSKESLNRYLEGWYNANGGEEPKYVPYNPWFGPRDFDFESVKEQIDIDADAIKPATKEAIAAMLTEHLGRELEPSEQAPETTLDTLGLDSLERMDMALEMEREFGFRSNHVPTNVGELWLLAEGQLSSDEDEELVVPEIWNQHPQVSSEVPHALADNLAEAFVRRATERPDSAAVADQLSGVLTYRKLLTGATILSKRIAKLDGHTVGVLLPASVAADTLFLAIQLAGKLPVMLNWTTGDAGLAHAVAKLEVKNVVTSQRFLDRLGIEVPGANIVALEEMREGISKWEQTKTYLATYVAPKSFLRSLPQVDVDAPAAVLFTSGSEALPKAVPLSHRNLIADINAGVKLIQFEQSDILFGFLPPFHSFGLTAAFLMPVLTGIRVVHYPDPTDARGLSRIIRSYGATLMFATPTFLQYIFGVSTAEDLKTLRTVMVGAEKCPDALHDHFAATLPGAELLEGYGITECSPVVSGSSPCDSRRGTIGKPLECVEMLVVHAESHEPIDDGETGLLLVKGESIFQGYLKHDGPQPFVEVAGATWYNTGDLVMKDPDGFFHFRGRMKRFLKIGGEMVSLPALEEPLAKAFPPDEEGPKIAVEGIELDGGRKIVLFTCAAISLRDANAMIREAGMQGVMRLDEVRQVEQIPVLGTGKTDYRTLRSWVTEMPSGAEQKSA; encoded by the coding sequence ATGAACGGTCTGCTGCAAAAAATCATGTGGGCGACTCTGCGGTTTTTGCTCCGCTTCCGCTATCGAGTTCAAGTCGACGGGCTGGAAGAGCTACGAAACCTGAAGGGGCCAGTCCTGGTTTTGCCCAACCATCCCGCTTTTGTCGATCCGCCGACGGTGCTCAGCCATCTTCGCTTTGGCCGCTCGCTGCGGCCGCTGGTCTTTACCGATACCTACCGCAGCTGGCTGTTTCACCCGTTCTGCATCGCCAGCAACGCGTTTGAAGTGCCGAACCTGAAAAGTCATAGCCGCGACGCCCATCGCCAAACGACCGAGATGATCGACAAGGTGGTGGCCGGCATCGAAGCGGGCAACGACTTCTTGATCTATCCCTCGGGACGGCTAAAGCGTCAGGGGACCGAAATAATCGGCGGCGCCCGGATTGCGTACGAGCTGTTGTCGCGCTGTCCTGACCTGCAAGTGGTGTTGGTTCGGACCGAAGGTTTGTGGGGCAGCCATTTTGGGTGTGCCCAGACCGGCGGCGTGCCCGACTTGGCTGGTGGGGCGAAGACGGCGGTTTGGAGTTTGATCTCGAGTCTCCTCTTCTTCGTGCCGAAACGCGACGTCTCGATCACCGCCGTGGCGATCGATCGCGATCAGTTGCCGCTCGACAGCAAAGAGTCGCTCAATCGCTATCTCGAAGGGTGGTACAACGCCAATGGGGGCGAAGAGCCGAAGTACGTGCCCTACAATCCGTGGTTCGGTCCCCGCGACTTTGACTTCGAGTCGGTCAAAGAACAAATCGACATCGACGCCGATGCGATCAAACCGGCCACCAAAGAAGCGATCGCCGCAATGCTGACCGAGCATCTCGGCCGCGAGCTGGAACCGTCCGAGCAGGCGCCCGAGACGACGCTCGACACGCTGGGGCTCGATAGTCTTGAGCGGATGGACATGGCGCTCGAGATGGAGCGGGAGTTCGGTTTCCGCAGCAATCATGTGCCGACCAATGTGGGCGAGCTTTGGCTGTTGGCCGAAGGGCAGCTTTCCTCGGACGAGGACGAAGAGTTGGTTGTGCCCGAGATTTGGAACCAACATCCGCAGGTCAGCAGCGAGGTTCCGCACGCGTTGGCCGACAACCTGGCCGAAGCGTTCGTCCGCCGGGCGACCGAGCGTCCCGATTCGGCCGCCGTCGCCGATCAGCTGTCGGGCGTGCTGACGTATCGCAAGCTGCTGACCGGCGCCACGATCTTGTCCAAACGGATCGCCAAGCTTGACGGCCATACGGTTGGCGTTCTGCTGCCGGCTTCGGTGGCGGCCGATACGTTGTTCCTGGCGATTCAGCTGGCGGGCAAGTTGCCGGTGATGCTGAACTGGACGACCGGCGATGCCGGCCTGGCGCATGCCGTGGCCAAGCTGGAAGTGAAGAACGTCGTCACCTCGCAGCGGTTCCTCGATCGACTCGGGATCGAAGTCCCCGGCGCCAACATCGTCGCCTTGGAAGAAATGCGGGAAGGGATCAGCAAGTGGGAACAGACGAAGACCTACCTGGCGACCTACGTCGCGCCGAAGTCGTTCCTCCGCAGCTTGCCGCAGGTCGACGTTGACGCTCCGGCGGCGGTGTTGTTCACGTCGGGGTCAGAGGCATTGCCGAAAGCGGTGCCGCTGTCGCATCGCAACCTGATCGCCGACATCAACGCCGGCGTCAAACTGATTCAGTTTGAACAAAGCGACATTTTGTTCGGGTTCCTGCCGCCATTCCATAGCTTTGGTCTGACCGCCGCCTTTTTGATGCCGGTGCTGACCGGCATCCGCGTGGTGCACTATCCCGACCCGACCGATGCCCGGGGATTGTCGCGGATCATTCGCAGCTACGGCGCGACGCTGATGTTCGCCACACCCACCTTTTTGCAGTACATCTTCGGCGTCAGCACGGCCGAGGATCTGAAGACGCTGCGAACGGTGATGGTCGGCGCCGAAAAGTGCCCCGACGCGCTGCATGATCATTTTGCCGCGACCTTGCCTGGCGCCGAACTGCTGGAAGGTTATGGCATCACCGAGTGCTCGCCGGTCGTCTCCGGCAGTAGCCCCTGCGACAGTCGCCGCGGCACGATTGGCAAGCCGCTGGAGTGCGTCGAGATGCTGGTCGTGCACGCCGAATCTCACGAGCCGATCGACGATGGCGAGACCGGCCTGCTGTTGGTCAAGGGAGAGAGCATCTTTCAAGGCTACCTGAAACATGACGGCCCGCAACCGTTTGTCGAAGTCGCCGGCGCCACGTGGTACAACACCGGCGACCTGGTGATGAAAGACCCCGACGGGTTCTTTCACTTCCGCGGCCGGATGAAGCGGTTCCTGAAGATCGGCGGCGAGATGGTTTCGCTGCCCGCTTTGGAAGAGCCGCTCGCCAAGGCGTTTCCGCCCGACGAAGAAGGGCCGAAGATCGCCGTCGAAGGGATCGAACTGGATGGGGGACGCAAGATCGTCCTGTTCACCTGTGCGGCGATTTCGCTACGTGACGCCAACGCGATGATTCGCGAAGCCGGCATGCAGGGAGTGATGCGACTGGACGAGGTTCGCCAGGTCGAGCAGATTCCGGTTCTGGGGACCGGCAAGACCGACTATCGCACGCTGCGAAGTTGGGTTACCGAAATGCCATCCGGCGCCGAGCAAAAGTCGGCCTAA